One genomic window of Solanum dulcamara chromosome 10, daSolDulc1.2, whole genome shotgun sequence includes the following:
- the LOC129871490 gene encoding ribosome biogenesis regulatory protein homolog → MEMVQESYELDVGNLMASYPHHNFASQPSSREEFVKECLQEGTKLVQAIAEALFNLPSTESPDGPLVQLPQPTTRLPREKPLPRPKPPTKWEVFAKKKGIQKRKKDKVVFDDQTGSWKRRHGYDRVNDDKDVPIIEAKATDEPGQDPFAKRQEDKKKRVEKQEKNRYSNLKEAAKAGALPSHVQLAATALPITGTQAAPRKISKDELGNVAGMAANATASGGKFDKKLPGEKPPKHDKKYRKFLPVAEGSGMGSLERQQTEKVLNKFMSKNSHEILNVQKAVNMYNVKKDKKGRSQGGKSSSTDNKLKARKSPYKKSSTKGPSSKGKSK, encoded by the exons ATGGAGATGGTTCAAGAATCATACGAATTGGACGTGGGTAATCTCATGGCTTCATACCCACATCACAACTTTGCATCTCAACCATCTTCCAG GGAGGAGTTTGTGAAGGAGTGTCTACAGGAGGGGACCAAGTTAGTGCAAGCTATTGCAGAAGCCCTCTTCAACTTACCTTCAACAGAAAGTCCTGATGGTCCTCTAGTCCAGTTGCCTCAACCAACTACGAGATTGCCTAGAGAGAAGCCT CTTCCAAGGCCTAAACCTCCAACAAAATGGGAAGTGTTTGCCAAGAAGAAAG GTATACAAAAACGTAAGAAAGACAAGGTGGTGTTTGATGACCAAACTGGTTCATGGAAGCGCAGACATGGCTACGATCGCGTAAATGATGACAAAGATGTGCCAATCATTGAAGCCAAGGCAACTGATG AGCCTGGTCAAGATCCTTTTGCTAAGAGACAAGAAGATAAGAAGAAAAGAGTAGAAAAACAAGAGAAAAATCGATATAGTAACTTGAAGGAAGCTGCAAAAGCTGGTGCCTTGCCAAG TCACGTTCAGCTTGCTGCCACAGCACTGCCTATAACAGGAACACAAGCTGCACCAAGGAAAATTAGCAAGGATGAACTCGGGAATGTTGCTGGAATGGCAGCAAATGCAACAGCTAGTGGTGGAAAATTTGACAAGAAGTTGCCTGGTGAAAAGCCCCCAAAACACGACAAGAAGTATCGAAAG TTCCTACCAGTTGCGGAAGGATCAGGAATGGGATCCTTGGAGAGACAGCAAACTGAAAAGGTTCTAAACAAATTCATGTCCAAGAACTCACATGAGATACTCAACGTGCAAAAG GCTGTAAACATGTACAATGTGAAAAAAGATAAGAAAGGAAGGAGCCAGGGAGGGAAGTCATCGTCAACCGATAACAAATTGAAGGCAAGGAAGTCACCCTACAAGAAATCATCAACAAAAGGGCCTTCAAGTAAAGGAAAATCTAAGTAA